One Chitinophaga parva DNA segment encodes these proteins:
- a CDS encoding RagB/SusD family nutrient uptake outer membrane protein has protein sequence MKKILAIATVLLTMTSCKHYLDQVPDDRLTIDLTFHNWHNAEQFLANVYERVPDEYGQRNPGGVTNRGLWTGGSDEADYVWGFVQSNDVNIGNWDANSGFVGDYWTNFYRGIRAASVFIQNVDKVTDLDAGSKTKYKAEARALRAMYYFYLMRIYGPVVILGETPTPVDTNLQIPRSSFDECTQYVANELQLAAQDLPTMKAQQSGNTSQLGHITKDIALAFRATALMYNASPLYNGNTDLAALKNQDGKQLINQGADPARWAAAAAAFKDFLTQFDGSTYNLYTERKADGSIDPYLSCRNVTLKDWNQEVIFERRQSSIGPRQYELCPYHAGASSGDVRGSGGLGATQNMVDAFFTANGRNIDDPQSGYVKTGFTDFQAPSDVMPKSTYNQWVNREPRFYVDITYNNSTWLNKDFGPITTELFYSGNSGMKAGGGDHSTTGYIVRKAMSLGKWDIDDRGVILMRLAEIYLSYAECENEANPNSPEALKYLNKIRERAGIPQYGSATLPAPKSGDELRELIRKERRVELAFENNRFFDVRRWKIAEQTENGPMYGLNISADLPDFLKVVPFETRVFNKRHYFFPIPNNDINNDKQLVQNPGW, from the coding sequence ATGAAGAAAATATTAGCCATTGCCACCGTGCTGCTGACCATGACCAGCTGCAAACACTACCTGGACCAGGTGCCGGATGACCGGCTGACCATAGATCTTACTTTTCATAACTGGCACAATGCCGAACAATTCCTGGCCAACGTGTACGAACGGGTACCCGATGAATACGGCCAGCGCAATCCCGGCGGTGTGACCAACCGTGGCCTTTGGACCGGCGGCAGTGATGAAGCCGATTACGTATGGGGTTTTGTACAATCCAATGATGTGAATATCGGTAACTGGGATGCCAATTCAGGCTTCGTGGGCGACTACTGGACCAATTTTTACAGAGGCATCCGTGCCGCCAGCGTATTTATCCAGAACGTGGATAAAGTAACCGACCTGGATGCCGGCAGCAAAACCAAGTACAAGGCGGAAGCCCGCGCCCTGCGTGCCATGTACTACTTTTACCTCATGCGCATTTACGGGCCGGTGGTGATCCTGGGCGAAACACCCACACCCGTGGATACCAACCTCCAGATCCCCCGCAGCAGCTTCGACGAGTGCACGCAATACGTAGCCAATGAACTGCAACTGGCGGCCCAGGACCTGCCCACCATGAAGGCACAGCAATCCGGCAACACATCGCAGCTGGGCCACATCACGAAGGACATTGCCCTGGCCTTCCGCGCCACAGCGCTGATGTACAATGCCAGCCCGCTGTACAACGGTAACACGGACCTTGCAGCCCTGAAAAACCAGGATGGCAAACAACTGATCAACCAGGGCGCTGACCCTGCCCGCTGGGCTGCCGCAGCTGCGGCTTTCAAGGATTTCCTCACCCAGTTTGACGGCAGCACCTACAATCTTTATACGGAACGGAAAGCGGATGGCAGCATTGACCCCTATCTTTCCTGCCGCAACGTGACCCTCAAAGACTGGAACCAGGAAGTGATCTTTGAACGCCGCCAGTCTTCCATTGGCCCCCGCCAGTACGAGCTGTGCCCCTACCACGCAGGCGCCTCTTCCGGCGATGTAAGAGGCAGTGGTGGCCTGGGCGCTACGCAGAACATGGTGGACGCTTTCTTTACGGCCAATGGCCGCAACATTGACGATCCGCAATCCGGCTATGTAAAGACCGGCTTCACTGACTTCCAGGCGCCCTCCGATGTAATGCCCAAAAGCACTTACAACCAATGGGTAAACCGTGAGCCCCGGTTTTACGTGGACATCACGTACAACAACAGCACATGGTTAAACAAAGACTTTGGGCCCATTACCACGGAACTGTTCTACTCCGGCAACTCCGGCATGAAAGCCGGCGGTGGCGATCACTCCACTACCGGTTACATTGTGCGCAAAGCCATGAGCCTGGGCAAGTGGGACATAGACGACCGCGGGGTGATCCTCATGCGCCTGGCAGAGATCTATCTCAGCTACGCGGAATGTGAGAACGAAGCCAATCCCAACAGCCCCGAAGCGCTGAAATACCTGAACAAGATCCGGGAACGCGCGGGCATCCCCCAATACGGCTCCGCCACGTTGCCGGCACCCAAATCCGGTGATGAGCTGCGGGAACTGATCCGCAAAGAGCGCCGCGTGGAACTGGCCTTTGAGAACAACCGCTTCTTTGACGTGCGCCGTTGGAAAATAGCCGAGCAAACGGAGAATGGCCCGATGTATGGCCTGAACATCAGCGCAGACCTGCCGGACTTCCTGAAGGTGGTGCCGTTTGAAACCCGCGTGTTCAACAAACGCCACTACTTCTTCCCCATCCCGAACAACGATATCAATAACGATAAACAACTGGTCCAGAACCCGGGCTGGTAG
- a CDS encoding glycoside hydrolase family 76 protein has protein sequence MKRTMQKLLFLVPLLAAGYISCSQQKHDPAPVTPGKPTPAIVNYTDADATAAYNNFNQYCYSPSDKLYYATTEKTGIGAIWTQAVYWDMAMDAYKRTHNADYLQKVKDIYTGGLNRYDQYNWNNTTVWFIYDDMMWWIISLARAHQLTGNTEYLDHAKAGFSRVFAGSFDPADGGMFWDFQHTGKNSCITFPTVIAAMTLYNITKDTSYLDKAKTVFNYGRHNLYNSSTGRVADNNIKGNPGWSDYTYNYGTFIGAAVMLYQQSNDVAYLDDAKKVADYTQQHLCDTAGILPAEGDWNEQGVLKAIFAHYIMNLVNDGGQAQYLPWIRKNINTAWGNRDVARGLTYRNYAIPCPTGTIQSYEASSAVSFMQVCPPEK, from the coding sequence ATGAAACGTACCATGCAAAAACTACTGTTCCTGGTCCCCTTACTGGCCGCAGGCTACATCAGCTGCAGCCAGCAAAAACATGACCCGGCCCCGGTTACACCGGGCAAACCCACGCCCGCCATCGTCAATTACACGGATGCAGACGCCACGGCCGCTTATAACAATTTCAACCAGTACTGCTACAGTCCTTCGGACAAACTATACTACGCCACCACGGAGAAAACCGGTATAGGCGCCATCTGGACACAGGCCGTGTACTGGGACATGGCCATGGATGCCTACAAACGCACCCACAACGCAGACTACCTGCAAAAAGTGAAAGACATCTACACCGGTGGCCTGAACCGGTATGACCAGTATAACTGGAACAACACCACCGTATGGTTTATCTACGACGATATGATGTGGTGGATCATTTCCCTGGCCCGCGCCCACCAGCTTACCGGCAATACGGAATACCTGGACCACGCCAAGGCGGGCTTCAGCCGCGTGTTTGCAGGCTCCTTTGATCCTGCGGATGGTGGCATGTTCTGGGACTTCCAGCACACCGGTAAGAACTCCTGCATCACCTTCCCCACCGTGATCGCCGCGATGACATTGTATAACATCACAAAAGACACCAGCTACCTGGATAAAGCAAAAACAGTGTTCAACTACGGGCGCCATAACCTGTACAACAGCAGCACCGGCCGCGTGGCAGACAACAACATCAAAGGCAATCCGGGGTGGAGCGACTATACTTACAACTACGGCACCTTCATTGGCGCCGCTGTAATGCTCTACCAGCAAAGTAATGACGTTGCTTACCTGGACGATGCAAAGAAGGTGGCAGACTACACGCAGCAGCATCTTTGCGACACTGCCGGTATCCTCCCCGCGGAGGGCGACTGGAATGAGCAGGGGGTGCTCAAAGCTATCTTTGCGCACTACATCATGAACCTGGTGAATGATGGCGGACAGGCACAATACCTGCCCTGGATCCGCAAGAACATCAACACCGCCTGGGGTAACCGCGATGTGGCCAGGGGCCTTACATACCGCAACTACGCCATCCCCTGCCCCACCGGCACCATTCAATCTTATGAGGCCAGCAGCGCCGTGTCTTTCATGCAGGTGTGCCCCCCGGAAAAATAA
- a CDS encoding SusC/RagA family TonB-linked outer membrane protein, with translation MKRKPTHLVRQALIVVLFFTVAFMAPAYAGRGQLLKDTRVTVAIKSGTLETAVKALQQTTRITFAYDRQLLRSYAVQKCTFNNEALEQVLNKLFNNTTLECTEVNHILVISQQTTPPARTTTESRQEIIISGTVTDETGQPMPGVAVAVKGNPTMTATDANGRYKIIVGSPAAVLSFSYIGYETSEVTVGSQTNIAVQLQRNSKSLGEVAVVGFSTQRRISLVGAQSSIRPVELKQPASDITSMLAGRIAGVVGVQRSGEPGRGSADIWIRGISTFGGGNNSHPLILVDGVERSINSISPEDIESFTVLKDAAGTAVYGVRGANGVIIVKTKSGKVGKPQIYLDYQEGQTTFTRRPKMLDGVTYMQLANEALTTRNHNPIYSDDYIQKTKDQADPLLYPNVDWMNAVFNKHGHMRQANLNASGGVENAQYYVSLGYYNESGFLKTDALQKYNSSLEYNRYNFTTNLNLKVTRTTKLDVGVQGYFSNGNYPGINTGDIFQSAMDAAPVAYPVMYPGGFVPGQSANGGFRNPYADLTRRGYRNEFKTQLYSNIRATQDLGMITPGLNATAMFSFDTYNQNFIIRSRREDTYFPDQNKPYNDDGSLNLVKTFSGDQFLGFDRDDNDRQTTRQFYTEAAINYNRTFGKHTVSGLALFYSSDKTNALANDFITSIPERYLGYAGKGTYSYDDRYFAEFNFGYNGSELFAPQNRYGFFPAVGIGWVVSNEKFFRPLEHAITFLKFRYSNGNSGLGSTGERFLYITKLNQDGNQGYTFGDSKNHVDGIYIDRYGTNVRWSVSNKQDLGMEFHTLNDQLSVNVDLFKEHRTGIFLQRASNVAFMGLQNQQYGNLGIVDNKGIDASLEYNTHFGEVGVQLRGNMTLNKDVLREDDTPPQAYPWMNHRGNNVNARYGYVAEGLFQSDDEVAKSAVPGDRSTVKAGDIKYKDLNGDGLINGYDVTKIGHGDVPSLTYGFGFTVDYKGFSFGTLFEAVQHADVYLGGDAIIPFNGGGGQTNAYAVATDRWTVDAPNPHAFYPRLAYGEAENKNNTQTSSWWVKDISFMRLKSAQLAYNLPASFLKRTRLRAASIYLNGINLLTFSDFKLWDPEINTQGGKANGASYPNVRTIAAGINVKF, from the coding sequence TGCCGGGCGCGGGCAACTGCTTAAGGATACCCGCGTTACCGTGGCGATCAAAAGCGGTACCCTGGAAACGGCGGTAAAAGCGCTGCAGCAAACTACCCGCATTACCTTTGCTTACGACCGCCAGTTGCTCCGCTCCTATGCAGTGCAAAAATGTACGTTCAATAACGAAGCACTGGAACAGGTGCTCAACAAATTATTCAATAACACCACGCTGGAATGCACGGAGGTAAATCACATCCTCGTGATCAGCCAGCAAACCACGCCACCGGCCCGTACCACCACGGAAAGCCGCCAGGAGATCATCATCTCCGGTACGGTGACCGATGAAACGGGCCAGCCCATGCCCGGTGTAGCCGTGGCCGTGAAAGGCAACCCTACAATGACGGCCACCGACGCCAATGGCCGCTACAAGATCATTGTAGGCTCTCCTGCCGCAGTGCTTTCCTTCAGCTACATTGGCTATGAAACATCGGAAGTAACGGTAGGCTCGCAAACAAACATCGCGGTGCAATTGCAGCGCAATAGTAAGTCGCTGGGCGAAGTAGCCGTGGTAGGCTTCAGTACCCAGCGCCGCATCAGCCTGGTGGGCGCACAATCCTCCATCCGCCCGGTGGAGCTCAAACAGCCGGCGTCCGACATTACCAGCATGCTGGCAGGCCGCATTGCAGGCGTGGTGGGCGTACAGCGCTCCGGTGAGCCCGGCCGCGGCAGCGCGGATATCTGGATCCGCGGCATCTCCACTTTTGGCGGGGGCAACAACTCCCATCCCCTCATCCTCGTGGATGGCGTAGAACGCTCCATCAACAGCATTTCCCCGGAAGACATTGAATCCTTTACGGTGCTGAAAGACGCTGCCGGTACCGCAGTGTACGGGGTGCGGGGCGCCAATGGGGTGATCATCGTAAAAACAAAAAGTGGTAAAGTGGGCAAGCCCCAGATCTACCTGGACTACCAGGAAGGCCAGACCACCTTTACCCGCCGCCCCAAAATGCTGGATGGCGTTACCTACATGCAGCTGGCCAACGAAGCCCTGACCACCCGCAACCACAACCCCATTTACAGCGACGATTATATCCAGAAAACAAAGGACCAGGCAGATCCCCTGCTGTATCCCAACGTGGACTGGATGAACGCGGTGTTCAACAAGCATGGCCACATGCGCCAGGCCAACCTGAATGCCAGCGGCGGCGTGGAGAACGCGCAGTACTATGTATCATTGGGCTATTACAATGAATCCGGCTTCCTGAAAACGGACGCGCTGCAGAAATACAATTCGTCCCTGGAATACAACCGTTATAATTTCACCACGAACCTGAACCTGAAGGTGACCAGGACCACCAAACTGGATGTAGGCGTGCAGGGTTATTTTTCTAACGGTAACTATCCCGGCATCAATACCGGAGATATTTTCCAGAGCGCCATGGACGCCGCACCCGTGGCCTATCCCGTCATGTATCCCGGTGGCTTTGTGCCCGGCCAGAGCGCTAACGGTGGCTTCCGCAATCCTTATGCAGACCTCACCCGCCGCGGCTACCGTAATGAATTTAAGACACAACTGTATTCAAACATCCGCGCCACACAGGACCTGGGCATGATCACGCCCGGCCTCAATGCCACGGCTATGTTCTCTTTTGATACGTATAACCAGAACTTTATCATCCGTTCCCGCCGTGAAGACACCTACTTCCCGGACCAGAACAAACCTTACAACGACGATGGTTCGCTGAACCTGGTAAAGACCTTTAGCGGCGACCAGTTCCTCGGCTTTGACCGGGATGACAACGACCGGCAGACCACCCGCCAGTTCTACACGGAAGCCGCCATCAACTACAACCGTACTTTTGGCAAACATACGGTGTCCGGGCTGGCGCTGTTCTACTCCAGTGACAAGACCAATGCACTGGCCAATGATTTCATCACCTCTATCCCGGAACGCTACCTGGGTTACGCAGGTAAAGGCACGTATTCTTATGATGACCGCTACTTCGCGGAATTTAACTTCGGCTATAACGGTTCAGAACTGTTTGCACCGCAGAACCGTTACGGTTTTTTCCCTGCTGTAGGCATCGGTTGGGTGGTGTCTAACGAAAAATTCTTCCGTCCCCTGGAGCACGCCATTACGTTCCTGAAATTCCGCTACTCCAATGGTAACAGCGGCCTTGGCAGCACCGGCGAACGTTTCCTCTACATCACGAAGCTGAACCAGGATGGCAACCAGGGTTATACCTTTGGCGACAGCAAGAACCACGTGGATGGCATTTACATAGACCGTTACGGTACCAATGTAAGATGGTCCGTATCCAATAAACAGGACCTGGGCATGGAGTTTCATACCCTGAACGACCAGCTGAGCGTGAACGTGGACCTGTTCAAGGAACACCGTACCGGCATCTTCCTGCAACGCGCGTCCAACGTGGCTTTCATGGGATTGCAAAACCAGCAGTATGGTAACCTGGGCATAGTGGACAACAAAGGCATTGACGCATCCCTGGAATACAACACCCATTTTGGCGAAGTAGGTGTACAACTGCGCGGCAACATGACACTGAACAAAGATGTACTGCGGGAAGACGATACACCACCGCAGGCTTATCCCTGGATGAACCATCGCGGCAATAACGTGAACGCCCGCTATGGCTATGTGGCAGAAGGCCTGTTCCAAAGCGATGACGAGGTGGCCAAAAGCGCCGTACCGGGTGACAGATCAACGGTAAAAGCAGGGGATATCAAATACAAAGACCTCAACGGCGATGGCCTGATCAACGGGTACGACGTAACAAAGATCGGTCATGGCGACGTGCCTTCCCTTACTTATGGTTTTGGCTTTACGGTGGATTACAAAGGCTTCTCCTTCGGTACTTTGTTTGAAGCCGTTCAGCATGCAGATGTGTACCTGGGGGGTGACGCTATCATTCCCTTTAATGGCGGTGGCGGCCAGACCAACGCTTATGCGGTTGCAACTGACCGCTGGACAGTGGACGCTCCCAACCCGCATGCCTTCTATCCCCGCCTGGCCTACGGCGAAGCTGAGAACAAGAACAATACACAAACCAGCTCCTGGTGGGTGAAAGACATCAGCTTTATGCGCCTGAAGAGTGCACAGCTGGCCTATAACCTGCCTGCCAGTTTCCTGAAACGCACCCGCCTGCGCGCCGCTTCCATTTACCTGAACGGCATCAACCTGCTTACCTTCAGCGACTTTAAACTGTGGGACCCTGAGATCAATACCCAGGGGGGTAAAGCCAATGGCGCCAGCTACCCGAACGTACGGACCATTGCCGCCGGCATCAATGTTAAATTCTAA